A portion of the Camelus ferus isolate YT-003-E chromosome 16, BCGSAC_Cfer_1.0, whole genome shotgun sequence genome contains these proteins:
- the HES7 gene encoding transcription factor HES-7 isoform X3, with product MVTRDRAENRDGPKMLKPLVEKRRRDRINRSLEELRLLLLERTRDQNLRNPKLEKAEILEFAVGYLRERSRVEPPGVPRSPAQDAEALASCYLSGFRECLLRLAAFAHDASPAARAQLFSALHGYLRPKLPRPEPVDPRPQAPRPPLDPAAPAPGPALHQRPPVHQGPPSPRCAWSPSPCSPRAGDSGAPAPLTGLLPPSHRQDGAPKAPPLPPPAFWRPWP from the exons ATGGTCACCCGGGATCGAGCAGAGAATAGGGATGGCCCCAAG ATGCTGAAGCCGCTTGTGGAGAAGCGGCGCCGGGACCGCATCAACCGCAGCCTGGAAGAgctgaggctgctgctgctggagcgGACCCGGGACCAG AACCTCCGGAACCCGAAGCTGGAGAAAGCAGAGATACTGGAGTTCGCCGTGGGCTACTTGAGGGAGCGAAGCCGGGTGGAGCCCCCGG GGGTTCCCCGGTCCCCAGCCCAGGACGCCGAGGCGCTCGCCAGCTGCTACCTGTCCGGCTTCCGCGAGTGCCTGCTTCGCCTGGCGGCCTTCGCGCACGACGCTAGCCCAGCGGCCCGCGCCCAGCTCTTCTCCGCGCTGCACGGCTACCTGCGCCCCAAGCTGCCCCGGCCGGAACCGGTAGATCCGAGGCCCCAAGCGCCGCGCCCACCGCTGGACCCCGCCGCCCCGGCGCCTGGCCCTGCGCTGCACCAGCGCCCCCCAGTGCACCAGGGCCCCCCTAGCCCGCGCTGCGCATGGTCCCCGTCCCCCTGCTCCCCCCGCGCCGGGGATTCCGGCGCACCGGCCCCTCTCACTGGACTACTGCCGCCGTCTCACAGACAAGACGGGGCGCCCAAGGCCCCGCCGCTCCCGCCGCCCGCTTTCTGGAGACCTTGGCCCTGA
- the HES7 gene encoding transcription factor HES-7 isoform X2 gives MARGGPTPGCELPRAPSLACRHFVLKSPSVHASFFRVSGFWFEMLKPLVEKRRRDRINRSLEELRLLLLERTRDQNLRNPKLEKAEILEFAVGYLRERSRVEPPGVPRSPAQDAEALASCYLSGFRECLLRLAAFAHDASPAARAQLFSALHGYLRPKLPRPEPVDPRPQAPRPPLDPAAPAPGPALHQRPPVHQGPPSPRCAWSPSPCSPRAGDSGAPAPLTGLLPPSHRQDGAPKAPPLPPPAFWRPWP, from the exons ATGGCCAGGGGCGGCCCCACACCCGGGTGCGAACTGCCCAGGGCCCCAAGCCTCGCGTGCAG GCACTTTGTCCTGAAGTCTCCAAGTGTTCACGCATCATTCTTCAGAGTCTCAGGCTTTTGGTTTGAG ATGCTGAAGCCGCTTGTGGAGAAGCGGCGCCGGGACCGCATCAACCGCAGCCTGGAAGAgctgaggctgctgctgctggagcgGACCCGGGACCAG AACCTCCGGAACCCGAAGCTGGAGAAAGCAGAGATACTGGAGTTCGCCGTGGGCTACTTGAGGGAGCGAAGCCGGGTGGAGCCCCCGG GGGTTCCCCGGTCCCCAGCCCAGGACGCCGAGGCGCTCGCCAGCTGCTACCTGTCCGGCTTCCGCGAGTGCCTGCTTCGCCTGGCGGCCTTCGCGCACGACGCTAGCCCAGCGGCCCGCGCCCAGCTCTTCTCCGCGCTGCACGGCTACCTGCGCCCCAAGCTGCCCCGGCCGGAACCGGTAGATCCGAGGCCCCAAGCGCCGCGCCCACCGCTGGACCCCGCCGCCCCGGCGCCTGGCCCTGCGCTGCACCAGCGCCCCCCAGTGCACCAGGGCCCCCCTAGCCCGCGCTGCGCATGGTCCCCGTCCCCCTGCTCCCCCCGCGCCGGGGATTCCGGCGCACCGGCCCCTCTCACTGGACTACTGCCGCCGTCTCACAGACAAGACGGGGCGCCCAAGGCCCCGCCGCTCCCGCCGCCCGCTTTCTGGAGACCTTGGCCCTGA
- the HES7 gene encoding transcription factor HES-7 isoform X1, which yields MARAWERRRPGGDRDLKRRSQRPIRKPGERRRGWRDLEPEMPRPPKTQRPSAEVAVRPEKNVKDNRDRDAERKAETQKDGETNKAKTVDIECALQKTGNKRERERKRKEKRARASELAGREDRAPPPRRAERTPGAGIRAPGPFSGSRLRRHFVLKSPSVHASFFRVSGFWFEMLKPLVEKRRRDRINRSLEELRLLLLERTRDQNLRNPKLEKAEILEFAVGYLRERSRVEPPGVPRSPAQDAEALASCYLSGFRECLLRLAAFAHDASPAARAQLFSALHGYLRPKLPRPEPVDPRPQAPRPPLDPAAPAPGPALHQRPPVHQGPPSPRCAWSPSPCSPRAGDSGAPAPLTGLLPPSHRQDGAPKAPPLPPPAFWRPWP from the exons ATGGCCCGAGCGTGGGAGCGAAGAAGGCCGGGAGGCGACAGAGACCTGAAGAGACGATCCCAGAGGCCAATACGTAAACCTGGTGAGAGACGCAGAGGCTGGAGAGACCTGGAGCCTGAGATGCCGAGACCACCAAAGACCCAGAGACCCAGCGCTGAAGTTGCTGTACGTCCTGAAAAGAACGTGAAAGATAACAGAGATAGAGACGCCGAGAGGAAAGCGGAGACGCAGAAAGACGGCGAGACAAACAAGGCCAAGACTGTGGATATAGAATGCGCGcttcagaaaacaggaaataagagagagcgagagaggaagagaaaggaaaaaagagcaaggGCCTCAGAGCTTGCGGGGCGGGAGGACCGCGCCCCTCCCCCGCGGAGGGCTGAGAGGACTCCCGGGGCAGGGATCCGAGCTCCTGGTCCTTTCTCAGGATCACGCCTGCGGAG GCACTTTGTCCTGAAGTCTCCAAGTGTTCACGCATCATTCTTCAGAGTCTCAGGCTTTTGGTTTGAG ATGCTGAAGCCGCTTGTGGAGAAGCGGCGCCGGGACCGCATCAACCGCAGCCTGGAAGAgctgaggctgctgctgctggagcgGACCCGGGACCAG AACCTCCGGAACCCGAAGCTGGAGAAAGCAGAGATACTGGAGTTCGCCGTGGGCTACTTGAGGGAGCGAAGCCGGGTGGAGCCCCCGG GGGTTCCCCGGTCCCCAGCCCAGGACGCCGAGGCGCTCGCCAGCTGCTACCTGTCCGGCTTCCGCGAGTGCCTGCTTCGCCTGGCGGCCTTCGCGCACGACGCTAGCCCAGCGGCCCGCGCCCAGCTCTTCTCCGCGCTGCACGGCTACCTGCGCCCCAAGCTGCCCCGGCCGGAACCGGTAGATCCGAGGCCCCAAGCGCCGCGCCCACCGCTGGACCCCGCCGCCCCGGCGCCTGGCCCTGCGCTGCACCAGCGCCCCCCAGTGCACCAGGGCCCCCCTAGCCCGCGCTGCGCATGGTCCCCGTCCCCCTGCTCCCCCCGCGCCGGGGATTCCGGCGCACCGGCCCCTCTCACTGGACTACTGCCGCCGTCTCACAGACAAGACGGGGCGCCCAAGGCCCCGCCGCTCCCGCCGCCCGCTTTCTGGAGACCTTGGCCCTGA